A window of the Acanthochromis polyacanthus isolate Apoly-LR-REF ecotype Palm Island chromosome 10, KAUST_Apoly_ChrSc, whole genome shotgun sequence genome harbors these coding sequences:
- the LOC127535785 gene encoding oocyte zinc finger protein XlCOF6-like has protein sequence CLCFYLCLLLQKCKHSNGVRCGTSEEDKDGSATTAKRDESLSCVQCGKTFVTATKLRIHKCIHTVEKPFSCDQCGKAFTHKSDRAEHQLIHSGVKPFNCDQCGKAFTHKSTLAKHELIHSGVKPFNCDQCGKAFTHKSHLKSHQLNHSGVKPFNCDQCGKAFTQKSHLKSHQLIHSGVKPFNCDQCGKAFTHKSHLKSHQLNHSGVKPFNCDQCGKAFTDKSNLRSHQLIHSEVKAFSCDQCGKAFTHKSALRRHQLIHSEVKPFSCDQCGKAFSQKSTLAKHQLIHSGVKPFNCDQCGKAFTHKSTLAKHQLIHSGVKPFNCDQCGKSFTDKSTLKDHQFIHSGVKPFSCDQCGKAFTHKSHLKSHQLIHSGVKPFNCDQCGKAFTVKSNLRSHQLIHSEVKAFSCDQCGKAFTHKSALKCHQLIHSRVKPFNCDQCGKAFSQKIMLKRHQLIHSGVKPFNCDECGKAFTDKSNLRSHQLIHSEVKAFSCDQCGKAFTHKSALKCHQLIHSRVKPFNCDQCGKAFTDKRNLKSHQLIHSGVKPFNCDQCGKAFTDKRNLKSHQLIHSGVKPFNCDQCVKTFTQHEQLLIHQCPHSGRKRYHCDSCEKTFKHQQSLKCHQRIHTGYDVYVCDYCGKLFVQYSQLKAHEVTHTGVKPYICDQCGKRYSYIANLKVHQRVHTGETPYRCDECKKTFTTLYSLKQHQQIHTRKKAFNQCHSEQNGTDGQNSQTCQHSANGEQCCFDQSGPTSNQQGTLQRHQRMHTGHRLNPCQEDFSMQGSVKVHEVLHKLKVLEIRLHRIQV, from the exons tgcctctgtttttatctttgtcttttgctacagaaatgtaaacacagcaatggagtgagatgtgggacctctgaggaggataaggatggttcagcaacaacagcaaaaagagatgaatcactgagttgtgtgcaatgtggcaagacttttgtcacagcaacaaagctaagaattcacaaatgtattcacactgtggagaaaccattcagctgtgatcaatgtggaaaggcttttactcacaagagtgaTCGAGCagaacatcaactcattcacagtggagttaaaccattcaactgtgatcaatgtggaaaggcttttactcacaagagtactCTAGCAAAACATGAACTCatccacagtggagttaaaccattcaactgtgatcagtgtggaaaggcttttactcacaagagtcacttaaaaagtcatcaactcaatcacagtggagttaagccattcaactgtgatcagtgtggaaaggcttttactcagaagagtcacttaaaaagtcatcaactcattcacagtggagttaagccattcaactgtgatcagtgtggaaaggcttttactcacaagagtcacttaaaaagtcatcaactcaatcacagtggagttaaaccattcaactgtgatcagtgtggaaaggcttttactgacaaAAGTAACTTaagaagtcatcaactcattcacagtgaagttaaagcattcagctgtgatcagtgtggaaaggcttttactcacaagagtgcGTTAAGacgtcatcaactcattcacagtgaagttaaaccattcagctgtgatcagtgtggaaaggctttttctCAGAAGAGTACTctagcaaaacatcaactcatccacagtggagttaaaccattcaactgtgatcaatgtggaaaggctttCACTCACAAGAGTACTctagcaaaacatcaactcatccacagtggagttaaaccattcaactgtgatcagtgtggaaagtcttttactgacaagagtacgttaaaagatcatcaattcattcacagtggagttaagccattcagctgtgatcagtgtggaaaggcttttactcacaagagtcacttaaaaagtcatcaactcattcacagtggagttaaaccattcaactgtgatcagtgtggaaaggcttttactgtcaaaagtaacttaagaagtcatcaactcattcacagtgaagttaaagcattcagctgtgatcagtgtggaaaggcttttactcacaagagtgcGTTAAAatgtcatcaactcattcacagtagagttaaaccattcaactgtgatcagtgtggaaaggctttttctCAGAAGATtatgttaaaaagacatcaactcattcacagtggagttaaaccattcaactgtgatgagtgtggaaaggcttttactgacaaAAGTAACTTaagaagtcatcaactcattcacagtgaagttaaagcattcagctgtgatcagtgtggaaaggcttttactcacaagagtgcGTTAAAatgtcatcaactcattcacagtagagttaaaccattcaactgtgatcagtgtggaaaggcttttactgacaagagaaacttaaaaagtcatcaactcattcacagtggagttaaaccattcaactgtgatcagtgtggaaaggcttttactgacaagagaaacttaaaaagtcatcaactcattcacagtggagttaaaccattcaactgtgatcaatgtgtgaaaacctttactcaacatgaacagttgttgatccatcaatgcccccattctggtagaaagcggtaccactgtgactcctgtgaaaaaactttcaagcaccaacaaagcttaaaatgtcaccaacgcatccacactggatatgatgtgtatgtatgtgattACTGTGGCAAACTATTTGTACagtactcacagttaaaagctcatgaagtgacccacactggggttaaaccatacatttgtgaccagtgtgggaaacgctacagctacattgcaaacctcaaagttcaccaacgtgtccacactggggagacaccatacagatgtgacgagtgtaagaagacttttacaactttgtattccctgaaacaacaccagcagatccacaccagaaagaaagcattcaatcagtgtcacagtgag cagaacggaacagatggacaaaactctcagacttgtcagcactctgccaatggtgaacagtgctgctttgaccagtctggaccgACGTCCAATcaacaaggaaccctacaacgacaccagcgtatgcacactggacacagactgaacccctgccaagaagatttctccatgcagggttcagtaaaagttcatgaagtcctccacaaacttaaagtccttgagatccggcttcacagaattcaggtctaa